The sequence AAATTAAATTGTTAATGGATTTCTTTTTTTCGGAAATCCTAAATATTTTTTGATCGATTGTATCGGAATTATTAATACATTTTGCAAGATATCTTTTTACACAGATTTCTTTCCAGTTAGAATTTATTCGCCTTGCTCTCGATAGCATCTGAGATTCTATTGAAGGATTAAAGTGGGGATCAATGATAAATATTTTATTTGCTTGAGGCAAATCTAATCCTTCTCCACCAACGTTTGAAAAGACAACGACTCTATTTTTACCAGATTTAAAGTCCTTTAATACATTAGCTCTTTTTTCTTTTGAAGTGTCACCAATAAACACTTCATGTTCAATGCTTTCTTTTGTTAAAAAGTATGAAATTGTATTTACTCCAGCATTTACAAAGTTCGAGTAAATTAAACACCGATTATCATCATCTAAAATTACTTTTTTAAGATCTGCGATCAATTGAGCTACTTTAGGTGATAAATAGTACTTGTTATCAGAATACAAAGGATTCAGTATTGTTTGCCTGCAGTATTGAAGTTTATTTATTGATCGAATCAGTTTTCGTTCGTTATCTTCTTCATCATCAAGATAGTTTAAATGCTTTTTTAATCTAGATAGAGAGACATCGTATTTTTTTTGAGTAAATTGGTCTAGTGTAATTTCGCAATTTTCTTCAGTTAATTTAGGATAACTTGGCAATTTTTCTAAATCTACAAAATCATAATATCTACTTACTAGATCTCTAAATCTACCAGGTTTTTTTATACCTATGATTTGGCCATACAGAGGTTTCTTTTTAACAACAACATAATAAAATCTTTTAAGAAAATTCGAATCTCTATAATCCCATTTCCTCTGAAATTCTCTCTCAATCAAAGGGAAAAGATTTTTATTTGAAACTATCTCAACTAAATTAATAAATTCTTTCACGTTATTTTGAAATGGGGTTCCTGTTAAAGGAAGGAAGTATTCAAATCCGGTACGTATTTTTTTTAACATCTCTGAAGTTTTTGTATCTTCGTTTTTACTATGGTGAAATTCATCGATGATTAGAAAATTTGATGAACTAAAATCAAATTTGCTGAAATGTTTAACAAAATAACTAAAGGAAATTAAATTAAAGTCAGGGCCTAGCTCATGAGAACTGCTGCGATTAATAATTTTATAAGAGATTTGAGGGCAAAATAACTTAATGTTATCAATAAAATTAGCTATCAAGGATGCTGTAGTTAGAACTAGAGCTCTATCTACTTTGTTGTCTCTTTTTAATCGCAAAAAACATTCAATCGCCGTTCTTGTCTTGCCAGTTCCCATTGGATGTGAGAGTATAATTGATTTTTCCTCAACAAAACGGTTTATAAAACTACTCTGAAAAGGATACAGCGGATAGTTCACTTGCCAGCTATACCAATCACATGCTTTGCAATTATAAATTTCGTAAGAGTAGTGTAATCAGTGTTTAATACATACCAAAGGCCTGCAGTTATTGCTATTCCCCACCCAACAGGACCAGTTAGTACAGAGAGAAGATGGGCTGCTGAAGTGTAGATGACAAATGGAAAAGTAATTCCAATTACGACTCCTATTGCATGGATAGTTGTAGATAGTGCTAGAAATGGCTCAAAACCAAGTGAAGTGATATACAGAATTATGGCTGAAATTGATCCGCTTGTGAACAAACCTGCTAAATCTTTGGGGTCAATACCTTTACTTTTTATTTCTGCAGCGATATTTTTTAATACTTGCTGTTTTTGCTCGGCGGAGAGCCCTGACCACATTGCATCCAGATAACCATCA is a genomic window of Candidatus Wallbacteria bacterium containing:
- a CDS encoding DEAD/DEAH box helicase, whose product is MNYPLYPFQSSFINRFVEEKSIILSHPMGTGKTRTAIECFLRLKRDNKVDRALVLTTASLIANFIDNIKLFCPQISYKIINRSSSHELGPDFNLISFSYFVKHFSKFDFSSSNFLIIDEFHHSKNEDTKTSEMLKKIRTGFEYFLPLTGTPFQNNVKEFINLVEIVSNKNLFPLIEREFQRKWDYRDSNFLKRFYYVVVKKKPLYGQIIGIKKPGRFRDLVSRYYDFVDLEKLPSYPKLTEENCEITLDQFTQKKYDVSLSRLKKHLNYLDDEEDNERKLIRSINKLQYCRQTILNPLYSDNKYYLSPKVAQLIADLKKVILDDDNRCLIYSNFVNAGVNTISYFLTKESIEHEVFIGDTSKEKRANVLKDFKSGKNRVVVFSNVGGEGLDLPQANKIFIIDPHFNPSIESQMLSRARRINSNWKEICVKRYLAKCINNSDTIDQKIFRISEKKKSINNLISDTIRGKSC